The proteins below come from a single Salinilacihabitans rarus genomic window:
- a CDS encoding proton-conducting transporter membrane subunit, with amino-acid sequence MTEHVVTDPRPLAAVLVSAAAVVLIVASHRHPNVREGWSVLAAVSKFAIVASMLPGVLSGTVYEWHLGWTFVGGGDAAIEFALRADPLGMLFATLASFLWIFTAFYATGYMRGLDEHSQTRFFAAFAASLSTAVGIAFAANLVTIFVFYELLSLVTYPLVAHNEDREARVAGRKYLTYTFFGGGVFLLAGTVMVYWLTAGVGEPTVAFEAGGIGALAAAAAADPLAARVAFYLLIAGFGVKAAVMPLHSWLADAMVAPTPVSGLLHAVAVVKSGAFGVARVILEVYGVDLVGSSDLAIPLDAVGLPYEMGMNVPVAAVAAFTLVAASIIAMRKDHLKRRLAYSTTAQLSYIVLGLSLLHPYAVLGALFHIPAHAFGKLTLFFCAGAIHVETHTDYISEMAGIGKRMPLTMGAFAVGAAGMAGMPPVAGFVSKFYMLIGAGEVAGGYWLFAAALLLSGLLNIAYFWPVVYTAFFESEERHDAKPLLEFPLGGERESYVAADAAEERVAADGGDREASDDRDDGDREADEAAYEYAVDEYPSDHADESVPEATAGEHVSAVDHHGDRDDAHTGGPPAGGWARRSPLGESTWLMLVPIAVIATGAVVLGIVPDYAVFLELAARIVETVTGVTVP; translated from the coding sequence ATGACCGAACACGTCGTTACCGACCCGCGTCCGCTCGCCGCGGTTCTCGTCTCCGCCGCGGCCGTCGTCCTGATCGTCGCCTCGCACCGCCACCCGAACGTCCGCGAGGGGTGGTCCGTCCTCGCCGCGGTCTCGAAGTTCGCCATCGTGGCGAGCATGCTCCCCGGCGTCCTCTCGGGCACCGTCTACGAGTGGCACCTCGGGTGGACGTTCGTCGGCGGCGGCGACGCCGCGATCGAGTTCGCGCTGCGGGCCGACCCGCTCGGGATGCTGTTCGCGACGCTCGCGAGCTTTCTCTGGATCTTCACCGCGTTCTACGCGACGGGCTACATGCGCGGGTTAGACGAGCACTCCCAGACGCGCTTTTTCGCCGCGTTCGCGGCCAGTCTCTCGACGGCGGTGGGGATCGCCTTCGCGGCGAACCTCGTGACGATCTTCGTCTTCTACGAACTGCTGTCGCTCGTGACCTACCCGCTGGTCGCACACAACGAGGACCGCGAGGCGCGCGTGGCCGGCCGCAAGTACCTCACGTACACGTTCTTCGGCGGCGGGGTGTTCCTGCTGGCGGGGACGGTCATGGTCTACTGGCTCACCGCCGGCGTCGGCGAGCCGACGGTCGCGTTCGAGGCCGGCGGCATCGGGGCGCTCGCGGCGGCCGCGGCCGCCGACCCGCTCGCCGCGCGGGTCGCCTTCTACCTGCTGATCGCCGGCTTCGGCGTGAAGGCCGCGGTGATGCCGCTGCACTCGTGGCTGGCCGACGCGATGGTGGCACCGACGCCCGTCTCCGGGCTGCTCCACGCCGTCGCGGTCGTCAAATCCGGCGCGTTCGGGGTCGCCCGGGTGATCCTCGAAGTGTACGGCGTCGACCTCGTCGGCAGTTCCGACCTCGCCATCCCGCTCGACGCCGTCGGGCTCCCGTACGAGATGGGGATGAACGTCCCCGTCGCGGCGGTGGCGGCGTTCACGCTCGTCGCCGCGAGCATCATCGCGATGCGCAAAGACCACCTCAAACGCCGGCTGGCGTACTCGACGACCGCTCAACTGTCGTACATCGTCCTCGGGCTCTCTCTGTTGCACCCGTACGCCGTCCTCGGCGCGCTGTTTCACATCCCGGCGCACGCGTTCGGCAAACTGACGCTGTTTTTCTGTGCCGGCGCGATCCACGTCGAGACCCACACCGACTACATCAGCGAGATGGCCGGCATCGGCAAGCGGATGCCGCTGACGATGGGCGCGTTCGCCGTCGGCGCCGCCGGGATGGCCGGGATGCCCCCCGTCGCCGGCTTCGTCAGCAAGTTCTACATGCTGATCGGCGCCGGCGAGGTCGCCGGCGGCTACTGGCTCTTCGCCGCCGCGCTGTTGCTCTCGGGGCTGCTCAACATCGCCTACTTCTGGCCCGTCGTCTACACCGCGTTCTTCGAGAGCGAGGAGCGCCACGACGCCAAGCCGCTGCTCGAGTTCCCCCTCGGCGGCGAGCGGGAGTCCTACGTCGCCGCGGATGCCGCCGAGGAGCGCGTCGCCGCGGACGGGGGCGACCGCGAGGCGAGCGACGACCGCGACGACGGCGACCGCGAGGCCGACGAGGCGGCGTACGAGTACGCCGTCGACGAGTACCCGAGCGACCACGCCGACGAGTCGGTGCCGGAGGCGACGGCCGGTGAGCACGTCAGCGCCGTCGACCACCACGGCGACCGCGACGACGCCCACACCGGCGGCCCGCCGGCCGGCGGCTGGGCGCGCCGGTCGCCGCTCGGCGAGAGCACGTGGCTGATGCTCGTGCCGATCGCCGTCATCGCGACCGGCGCGGTCGTCCTCGGCATCGTGCCGGACTACGCGGTGTTCCTCGAACTGGCCGCACGCATCGTCGAGACGGTCACGGGGGTGACGGTCCCGTGA
- a CDS encoding Na(+)/H(+) antiporter subunit D: MTEVAGLPLAALYPPALVLAAAILALVLPRALGHAVGALSLVAVLVVSLTVPDGTTLTATFLGFSDVRPFFVDDFSRVVGAGLGFLGTFAVVYAYSTDASEGMTAIALAYVASCLATAFAGDWLTLVFAWELMAITSTVLVWHHGGDAVRAGFRYAIAHGIGGTLVLFAVIAHYAQVGEFVYGAGAAGIAVGLPQLLAALGVGVNTAFIGLHTWLPDTYPRPHVAASVFLSVFTTKTSAYVLYRAFPEGELALAYMGGLMAVYGAGFALLQHDMRALLSYHIQAQVGYMVAGIGIGSALAAAGAMGHLLNNVLFKSLLFMAVGVIIYRTGEEDLYELGGLWREMPLTAVGFSLGALSITAVPGFNGFVTKGMILDAADPGYYGTPEYRAVYYLLLLGAVGTLLSFIKLGYYAFLHGESDVEVADAKPGQTVAMLAVGAACLALGVWWQGLVDFLPNVQGTAFTYSGGESHLHPYSASHLTETAGLVAVSLVGFVAIRKPLSKLDLTDPATVVEPITYYAGRWSMLAVTETYRAVDAAAVALVRRCYWVGNNPVLAVEAAARRLPNWMVEVEGRRPADGGRPSTIHLRASIGHTVLFLTLVLTIVLWLLV, translated from the coding sequence GTGACGGAGGTCGCCGGCCTGCCGCTGGCGGCGCTTTACCCGCCGGCGCTCGTGCTCGCCGCGGCGATCCTCGCGCTCGTCCTGCCGCGGGCGCTCGGCCACGCCGTCGGGGCGCTCAGCCTCGTCGCCGTCCTCGTCGTCTCGCTTACCGTCCCCGACGGGACGACCCTGACGGCCACCTTCCTCGGCTTCTCGGACGTCCGGCCGTTCTTCGTCGACGACTTCAGCCGGGTCGTCGGGGCCGGCCTCGGCTTCCTCGGGACGTTCGCCGTCGTCTACGCCTACTCGACCGACGCGAGCGAGGGGATGACGGCCATCGCGCTGGCGTACGTCGCCTCCTGTCTCGCGACGGCGTTCGCCGGCGACTGGCTCACCCTCGTGTTCGCCTGGGAGCTGATGGCGATCACCTCCACCGTGTTGGTCTGGCACCACGGCGGCGACGCCGTCCGCGCGGGCTTCCGGTACGCCATCGCCCACGGCATCGGCGGGACGCTCGTCCTGTTCGCGGTGATCGCCCACTACGCCCAGGTCGGCGAGTTCGTCTACGGCGCGGGCGCCGCCGGCATCGCCGTCGGGCTCCCGCAGTTGCTCGCCGCGCTCGGGGTCGGCGTCAACACCGCGTTCATCGGCCTGCACACGTGGCTGCCGGACACCTACCCCCGGCCACACGTCGCCGCGTCGGTGTTCCTCTCGGTGTTCACGACGAAGACGAGCGCGTACGTCCTCTACCGGGCGTTCCCCGAGGGCGAACTCGCGCTCGCGTACATGGGTGGGCTGATGGCCGTCTACGGCGCCGGCTTCGCGTTGCTCCAGCACGACATGCGCGCGCTGCTGTCCTACCACATCCAGGCCCAGGTCGGCTACATGGTCGCCGGCATCGGCATCGGGAGCGCGCTCGCGGCCGCCGGCGCGATGGGCCACCTGCTCAACAACGTCCTCTTCAAGAGCCTGCTGTTCATGGCCGTCGGCGTCATCATCTACCGCACCGGCGAGGAGGACCTGTACGAACTCGGCGGCCTCTGGCGCGAGATGCCCCTGACCGCCGTCGGCTTCTCGCTCGGGGCGCTCTCGATCACCGCCGTTCCCGGCTTCAACGGCTTCGTCACCAAGGGGATGATCCTCGACGCGGCCGATCCGGGCTACTACGGCACCCCCGAGTACCGGGCGGTGTACTACCTGCTGTTGCTCGGCGCCGTCGGAACGTTGCTCTCGTTCATCAAACTCGGCTACTACGCGTTCCTCCACGGCGAGAGCGACGTCGAGGTGGCGGACGCGAAGCCGGGCCAGACGGTCGCGATGCTCGCCGTCGGCGCCGCGTGTCTCGCGCTGGGGGTCTGGTGGCAGGGGCTCGTCGACTTCCTGCCGAACGTCCAGGGGACCGCGTTCACGTATTCCGGCGGCGAGAGCCACCTCCACCCCTACAGCGCGAGCCACCTCACCGAGACGGCGGGGCTGGTGGCCGTCTCGCTCGTCGGCTTCGTCGCGATCCGCAAGCCGCTGTCGAAACTCGACCTCACCGACCCCGCGACGGTCGTCGAACCGATCACGTACTACGCCGGCCGGTGGTCGATGCTCGCGGTCACGGAGACCTACCGGGCGGTCGACGCCGCCGCCGTCGCGCTCGTACGCCGGTGCTACTGGGTCGGCAACAACCCGGTGCTCGCCGTCGAGGCGGCCGCGCGGCGCCTGCCGAACTGGATGGTCGAGGTCGAGGGACGCCGCCCCGCCGACGGCGGCCGCCCGTCGACGATCCACCTCCGGGCGAGCATCGGCCACACCGTCCTGTTCCTGACGCTCGTGCTGACGATCGTCCTCTGGTTGCTGGTCTGA